The genomic DNA GTGATCGCGGGCAAAGAAGAGGAGATCTGCAAGCGAACCAATGAAGCGATCCGAAACGAACAACTGGCCAGCGTTGGGTTCTTGGCCGCCGGGGTCGCGCACGAGATCAACAATCCGTTGGCATCGATCGCGTGGAGCGCTGAAGCGTTGGAATCCCGATTGCACGACCAGCTGTACGATACCGATTCGACCGAACCGTTGAACGACGACCAATTGTCCACGTTGCGAACCAATCTGCGGCGGATTCAAGACGAAGCCTTCCGTTGCAAAGGGATCACCGAACACCTGCTCGATTTCAGCCGCTTGGGGAATGTCAAACGAGAACCGACCGACCTGAAGCACTTGGTCGAAGATGTCGTCGCGATGGTCGGAACACTGGGCCAATACCGCTGCAAGACGATTCGCTTGGATTGCCCCGAAGAGGTCAATGCGGCGATCAATGGCCAAGAGATCAAACAGGTCGTCCTCAATCTGTTGACCAATGCGTTAGAGAGTGTCGATACCGACGGCGCAATCGACGTGCGACTGCGACAACGGGGCGATGTCGCCGTGATGACTGTCGAAGACGATGGTTGCGGCATGGACGATCATGTCCAAACCCATTTGTTTGAACCCTTTTTCACCAGCGGCAAAGAAGGCCAAGGCACCGGATTGGGCTTGAGCATTTCCTACCGAATCGTCCAACAGCACGGCGGCCGGATGACCGCACAAAGCGAAGGACCGGGACGGGGCGCCCGCCTAGAAGTCACACTCCCTTTAAAACAAACCGTGGAAACCGATGTCCAAAAAAACGCAGCCTAGTGGTTTATCGATCCTGTTCGCTGACGATGAAACCGGCTTGCAAGAACTGATGCGGGCCGAATTGCCGCGGATGGGTCACACCGTCACGATTTGCCCCGATGGCTTAACCGCTTTGGCAGCTGTCGAAAAGCAGGCCTACGATTGCCTCATCGTCGATCTGGACATGCCCGGCATGAACGGGATCGAAGTCCTACAGCGGACCAAAGAATTGCAACCGACGTGCGAAGCGATCGTGTTGACCGGCAAATCGACCACCGAATCGGCGATCATCGCAGTCAAATGTGGCGCTTTCGATTATCTGACCAAGCCGTCGCGGCTGGCCGACCTGGCAACGCTGTTGGGCCGTGTGGCCGAACGACGTCAGATCAGCAAACAGATGTCTGCGTTGCAGCTGCGTTTGCGTCGCGCCGAAGGGGACCCGCAACTGATCGGCAAGCATCCATCGATGCAACGTGTCAGCCAATTGATCGCCAAGGTGGCCCCCACCGAAAGCACCGTCCTGATCCGCGGCGAGACCGGCTGTGGCAAGGAACTAGTGGCACGTGCGGTCCACGATCAAAGCCGCCGGGCGAATGAATCGTTTGTGGCGATCAACTGTGGCGCGCTTCCCGAAAATCTGATCGAAAGCGAATTGTTCGGTCACTGTCGCGGTGCATTCACCGGCGCCGATGCCGCGCGGACAGGCTTGTTTCAAGTTGCCGATGGCGGCACGATTTTCTTGGACGAGATCGGCGAACTGCCGTTGGCGATGCAAGCCAAGCTGCTGCGTGTCTTGGAATCGCGTGAGATCCGCCGCGTGGGTGACAGCCAAGTTGAAAAGATCGATGTCCGCGTTGTCTGCGCCACCCACCGCAATTTGGAAGAAATGGTCGAGAAAGGGGAGTTCCGGGAGGACCTGATGTTCCGGATCAACACCTTTGAAATCGAAGTTCCGGCGCTCCGCGAACGGGCTAGCGATATTCCTGAATTGGCAGGGCACCTGCTGCGCCGCTTCAATACGGAAAATCTGACCGATGCGGAGCTGTTCACGCCCGAGACGATGACCGCGCTGATGGCGCATGTCTGGCCGGGGAACGTTCGCGAACTGGCCAATGTGATTGAACACGCGGTGATTTTGTGCGATTCGCTGCCGATTCGTCCCGAGCACTTACCGCGTCACTTTGGCGACCGACAACTGCGGAAAGAGCTACGCAGTTCGAGTCCGATGAGCCTGCGAGAGATGGAGAACGTTGCGATCGAACAGGCGTTGGTGCGTCACGACGGCAACAAGTCAGCGGTCGCCGCGGAACTGGGCATTAGCCTGAAAACCCTGTATAACAAGCTGAACACGGTTGCCGCGGAAAAACAATCCGCGTAACCCTCGCGACGCCGATGCGTCGGACTTTGGCTGCCGCAGGTGACTTTTAATGAATATCGATTCCGACCCGCGCGCCGCCAGCGATCGCACCGTGGCGGGTTCCGTCTCGCACCTGCGTGTGGTTTCGGATTTGGAAGCGGCGGAATTGGCAGCCGAGATTCCAATCGGATCTCCGTTCGCTCCCGGCACGGCGTTACCGTTGGAATGGGTCGGGCAAACGATCTCGTTTGAAGCCGGCGTGTGGCGGGAAACCATGCTCGGCGGATTGCTCGCTTCACTGATCATGATCGTCTTTGGACTCGGGTCGCTGGCGACCTTTCCCATCGGATCGACAATCATCGCCAGCGGCGGGTGTCTTCTCGGCGCGATGGCCTTGGCAACACGCAGACCAACTCTGGCCATGGCCGCCACGATGGGCAATCTGATCGTATTGGCGATTGGATTGATGCGCGCGTTTGCCTAATGCCTATTCGCTGTCGCTCAGTTCGCGAACGAACGTGACATCCGGCTTCGAGCGTGCTTTGACTTTGCAGAACTCGGCAACATAACGCTGCACCGATTTCTGTTCGGGAACTTTGAAGCGATCCCCTTTCTGAAGGATCGGCTTGTATTCATCCATCTCACCAAATTGACGTGTTCCCGCCGCCTGGCAAGGAAACCAATGAGGTGTGCCACTGGCATCGTGCAGCATGAATTCTGGGTAGCAATGTCCAGGGATCCAGACCATCCGCGCGGGGATCTTTTTAGCGCGACAGATCGCGACAAACAAACTTGTCAATTCTTCGCAATCGCCGTAGCCATCGTCGAGCGCTTCGACGGCGGTTTTGATTTCGCCTTCGCGATACTCGACATGATCGCGGACCCAATCATAGATCTGTTCGACCTGTTGCCATGGGGTTTGGTCGTCGGTCGCCGGCAATTCGTTCACGATCTTGCGGATCTTGCCATGCCGTGGATCGATGTAGGGACTGCTGCCAAGAAAAACACGCTCCTCGCGTTCGACCTTTTGAGGAATCACAAGATCGTTGATTTCCCCCACGTTTTTTATCCGTGACTTGGTCACTTCAAAGGTGAACAGCGCGTCCGAAGCGGTGTTGGGGGGAACGTTGACCATCCGAACCAACACCTGTTTGGCACCGCCCAGCATGTCGCGTGTATCCCAGCGATCGACATAACGGCTGAGACTCTGGTCGACGACTTGGACGTTTTGCTCGGGCCATTCGGTTGGGACCGGAAAGGTTGCGTAGATCTCTTCGCACAACGATCCGGCGGTCATCACTTTCACGCCGACTTGCCACAATTGTTTTTCGGGAGCCACGAACTCCAACCGCGCGTCGTCGGCCGTCGCGGTTGTCTCTTGCCCAACCGCGGAGGGCGCACAGCAAGCCGCGGCGACTAATAGCAGCGAACGTCGCGACAGAGGCGCATGGGTGGAACCCAACGATCGCCGAAGATCGTGACCAAGCGTAGGGCGTGGTTGGGGCTGGCGACGAGGATGGATGGGATAAGTCATCGGGCGCGGCCTGTTTCGGATAGGAACAATAGTGCACTTCGGTGACAGCGGCTGTTCGACGACCGCTACGCTCCGAACACGCAGCACAATCCATTTTGGTGGCACGGCCAAGTTGACCGGCTTTCTCTATGCTGATCTGAAGAGATGCGGTTGTCGAGTCCGATGACAACCGTATTGCACTGCGAAATAATCGCACGGATCGCAAACACGGTCCGAGCAAGTTTAGTTGTTCGCCGGTTGTGGCAGTTGAGGTGCGGGAGCCATGTTGGTTCCAGGACCGTTGGGAACGACATAACCGCCGTCGACATATTGTCCAGGTTGCGGAACCCCTTGGCTCGATTGCCAACCGCCTTGGTAGCCATAGTCATTATAAGACCCAATCCCGTTGGAATACCCATCGGTAACCACACCGCCTGCGTACCCCGAATAGGAATCGGTTCCACAACCGCATCCGGCTTCCATGGCCGGAGCGTAGTCGTACGCTGGAGTGGCTGCCGCGGCACAAGCCGCACCACAGGGAGCGCCAACACCACTACAAAAGCCGTTCCCCATGCCGGTGCAGCCGGTCAATGCGGCCAACGAAACAACAGCTACAAGCGTTACAAATCGTGCATTCATTGTTCTCACCTAATCCCTAATTTTGAGTTAAAAACCGTGCAGCTTCTTTAAGCCGCACAACTCTAGGTTGTGGGATTACGCGTGCAAGCAAGAATGAGGTTTTTTTGCAACATCATTGTCAGGTTTGATGCAACGGAGAAAGGTGCGGTGCGTTTTGTAAACATCCCGCGGTCATCGAACCGTATCGATGCTTTGCAATCGATAGGTTTCCGATCGCTCGCGACCATGGCGTTCGCGTCGATATTGATGATTCTTAGTGCCAGCGAAGGCCATGCGCGGATGCTTCGTGACGGGGACGAATATTGGGTCCTCAACACACGTTGCATCAGTAGCGCTGCCTGTTGCGCTAACCTAGAAAATCCGAATCTCAAAGTATTTCGATACCATCAGGGTCGGGGCCTCCAACACGATAGTGTCGATGGTTTGTATTCACGTGTCGCCGAAGATCGTTCGTACCTCAACGTGATCTACTTTCACGGGAACCGCTTTACCGCCCAAGAAGCAATCGATCGATCGTTACGGATCTACCGTTACGTGAATCGACGTTGCCACAACCAAACCAAGATCCGTTGGATTTTGTGGAGCTGGCCCAGCGATCCGATCCTGAATCCGCTGACCGATGTTCGATCCAAAGCCGATCGGGCCGATACCCAAGCATTATATGCCGGTCGGGTGCTGCAACACTTCCCCGCCCCTGATCGGTTAGAAATGGTCGGCTACAGTTTCGGTGGACGGATTGTTACCGGCGCCCTGCACACGGCTGCCGGAGGTGCGATTAAAGGCCGTACGCTCCCAGGGCAACCGCTGCTAGGCGCTCGAATCGGCATCCACCTGGTGGCTCCGGCGCTCGACCGGCACTGGCTGGGACGCGGTCAGATGCACGGCAAAGCGGTAGAGAACATCGGCGCCATGAACCTTTTTTATAATAGTAGGGACCGAGTCCTCAGCCTGTATGCGATGGTCAGCAAGTACCACAATCCAACGGCACTCGGGTTTGCCGGACTCGGACCGCTGGCTAAACGATCGGATCAACTGCCGATTGAGATTCACGCCAAAGATTGTGGCGGATCCGTGGGAATTCTCCACGACGAACTGAAGTATTTCGAACCCTGTTGCAATGCAGCTGAGATGATCGCGGCGTCGCTTGAGATCAACGAAGCCGAAACGATTCAACTGACGATTGCCAATTAGTTTTCCACCACCGCGCGTTTCGCGGCGGATGTACGTCGATTGCGACGCGAGCCCCGCCGGTCCAGCCGTCTTGACGAACCCATCGGGGCGCCCCATTCTGTTGATAAAACCTTTTCCCTCCGATCGACGGTTAATTTCTCATGTCTGATGCTCCGCATAAAATTTCGCACTCGACGGTTAGCACGCTGCATCACATTCATAAGAAGTTGACCGAACTGAACAGCCAAATCGGTCGTGGCCCACGCCAACTACAAGCGGGGATTAAGGCGATCGAAACGTTAAAAGCCTCCGAACAACAAGCCAAGGATGCGCTGCAACAGGCCAAGATCGCGTGCGATCGAAAACAGTTGCAATTGAAAGAACGCGAACAACGGGTTGCCGATCTCAAAGCCAAATTGAACACCGCGGCAAGCAATCGCGAATTCCAAACCTTCAAAGAACAGATCGCTGCCGACCAACAAGCCAACGGCGTATTGGCCGATGAAATCCTCGAAGCGATGGAAAAGATCGATGAATTGGGGCGGGAATTGAAACTCCGCACCGAAGATTTAAATCAACGCGAAGCGGACCATGCGTCGTTACAAAGCGAAGTCGATGCGCGGGTGTCGGTCGCCACTGCCGAACGCGAACGTGTCATGGAGGAACTCGCGGTCGCCGAAGAACAGCTTCCCGACGATGCGGTCGAGATCTACCAACGCTTGATTCGCAGCCATGGTGAAGATGGATTGGCGCATGTCGAAGGTCAATCGTGCGGCAACTGTGGCGCTACCTTTGCCCCCCAAGTCCTGAACCGATTGATGTTGTCCCACTTCATCTGTTGTCCCACCTGCGGGGCGATCCTTTACATGACCGCCGATTCGGTTTCCGAATAACCCCTTCCCGATTGTTGGGCCGTTTGCACCATGAATTCCAAATTTGGCCAACGACATCACGCACTGCCAGAGACGCTCAGCAAGTCGGTGTTGACGATGCAGATCATCTCGATCGCTTTACTGTTTGGCGCGATCAATATCTCGGTGATCCTGGTTGTGATGACAATGCTCCGCGACGATGCGGTCCTCAAAACCAATCTCGAACCGCTGGTGATTGTCGTCATGGCCGTTGCAATGCTGAGCACCGCCGTTTCGGTGATTTTACCGTCGATGCTGCGACGGTCGGCCGAACAGCACGCTTCGCGGGCTCGCAAATTACGCGACGACGCGAACCATCCGACGATCGATCCCATGGCTCCACTGACCGAACCCGAAGCGTTGATGTTGGCCCGTTACCAAACCGCGCACATCGTGGGTGCAGCGTTGTTGGAAGGCCCCGCCATGCTGGCGACCGTCGTGTTTTTCTTAACATCCAACGCGATCTGCCTGGGCATCGCCGTCTTCATGATCCTGTTGTTGGCAACGCGTGTCGCCACACAGGGCAAAGTGGTCACGTGGATGGAACAAACGATTCGCCACGCGGCCTAAACCGGTCGCAACGCATCGCGGAGAATCTGCACCGGATGTTCGGCTTTGCGGCCGGTGCCATCGGCGATCTGATGACGGCAACTGGTCCCCGGCGCGGCGATTAGGTTCTCCGCCGGTTCCTTGCGAACCGTTGGAAACAAAACCAATTCGCCGATTTGCATCGACAAATCGTAGTGCTCTTGCTCGTATCCGAAGGATCCCGCCATGCCGCAGCACCCCGACGGAATCAATCGCACGGTGTAGTTCCGTGGCAATTGAAGCATCCGCACCGTGGGTGCCAGCGATGCCAAAGCCTTCTGATGACAGTGACCATGCAAGCGGATCGTCCGCTGCGTATCGGTGAACGCGTCGGACGGAATCCGCCCCGCATCCATCTGCCGCGCCAAAAATTCATCGATCATCAAGCAGTGTTCACTCATCTTCACTGCCGCGTCTCGCAGGTCGCCGCGGACCAGTTCCGGGTATTCGTCGCGAAAGCTCAGCAGCGCCGACGGCTCGACACCAACCAACGGAAGGTCTGCGCTGACGCGATCCTTCAAGAGACGGACGTTCTCTTCGGCAACCTCCCGCGCCTGCCGCAGCAATCCCTTGGACAACGCTGCCCGTCCGCTCTCGCGATGCTCGGGAATCTCGACAGCGTACCCCAATCGTTCCAACAACTCGACCGCCGCGATCCCGACGGGCGTATCGTTGTAATTGGTGAATTCATCGCAGAACAACAGCACGCGGCCGTTTTTCCCCGCTGCCGCGTGCGGGGTATGCTTGGCGAACCAACGACGCAGCGTTGTTCGGTGCATCGTTGGCAGCGAACGCTTTTCGGCAAAACCGGCGAAGCGTTTGAAAATCCGCGAGGTCACGGGATTGCGGACGATGAAGTTGAACATCCACGGGGCGATCGCTGCCATCTGGCTGTTGCGGGCAAAGTTTGCGATCAATTTGGCCCGCCGAGGAACGCCATGCGCATCGTAATAGCCTTGTTGAAACTCTGCCTTCAGTTTGGCAACATCGACGTTCGACGGACACTCTCGCTTACAGCCCTTGCACGACAAGCAAAGATCCATCACCTGACGGACCTCTTCACTGTCAAACGGGAATCGATCCCCATCGGCTGCCGTCAAAACATGCCTCAGCATGTTCGCCCGCGCCCGCGTCGTGTCCTGTTCGTTGCGAGTCGCCATGTAACTAGGGCACATCGTGCCGCCGGACAGCTGCGTCTTGCGGCAGTCTCCCGAACCGTTGCACAGCTCAGCCGCACGCAACACGCCTTCGGTACCGCTGAAATCCAGCACCGTTGGAATCTCCGGCGTCGCCTGCCCCGGCTTGTATCGCAGGCTTGAATTCATCGGCGGCGTATCGACGATCTTGTTAGGATTGAAGCGATTCTCGGGATCCCACAACCGTTTGATCTGCCGGATCACTTGGTAGTTTTTCGCACCGATCATCTGTTCCAGAAACTCACCACGCAATCGGCCATCGCCATGTTCGCCACTAAGCGACCCGCGATATTCTTTGACCAAATCGGCGATCTCCTGCGCGACCGCGCGAAACTGTTGGTTCCCGGCGTCGGTCTTGAGGTTGATAATCGGCCGCAGATGGATCTCCCCCGATCCAGCGTGCGCGTAGTGCACACACTCCAATCCATGTTTGGTCTTCAGCCGGCGATTAAATTCCGCAATAAACTCGGGCAGGTCTTCGATCGCAACCGCGGTATCCTCGATCACGGCACAAGGTTTCGCATCGCCGACCACGTTGCTGAGAATCCCCAAGCCCGCTTTGCGGAGATCCCACACTTTGTTCGTGTCGTCTCCGGTTAAGACAGGAAAATGATACCCCAACCCGGCCGCTTTCATCTCCGTCGCCAACCGCTCCGCCGCGGCAACGGCCTGTTGATCGGTGTCAGCACGGAATTCAATCGCCAGAATCGCTCCCGGCGTTCCGTCGACAAAACTCATGTTGGCGCGTTGCTCCCGATTGCGAGCCGCACCGCTGAGAACAAAGTGATCGACCAGTTCGCACGCATGTATCGAATGCTTGACCGCCAACAAAGTCGCTCGTAGCGATTCGTCGACCGATACGAAATGCGGGCACAATAGCGCCGACGCCGGTGGCGGCAACGGCAGGCAACGCACTTTGATCTCGGTGGCGAAGAACAGCGTTCCTTCGGACCCCGCCAACAACTTGCAAAAATCGAACGGTTTTTCGCTCGGCGCGTCGGCCGGTGCCAACGGCGATGCATCCATCAATAGATCGACAGCATATCCCGTGTTGCGTCGCGGAATCTGTGGCTTGGGAAATTCGCGATCGATCTCTTCGCGAACCTCCGGTTGACTCAAAAGATCTCGAATCCCGCGATAGATCTGCGACTCCAACGAATCATTCTCCAGAGCGCATTTCGCCGCAAAGTCTTCGTCGCTGAGCGCGGTGAAGGTCGCTTCGCTGCCATCGCTCAAGAACCCACGGACTTCCAAAACGTGGTCGCGAGTACTGCCGTAGACGATCGAATTCGATCCACACGAATTATTGCCAAACATGCCGCCCAACATCGCTCGATTCTGAGTCGACGTCTCGGGACCAAACAGCATCCCATGCGGTTGCAACGCCATGTTCAATTCGTTGCGAATCACTCCCGGCTGCACACGTGCCCACCCCGCTTCGCGATCGATCTCGAGGATCTGCGTGAAGTGGCGGGAGATGTCCACGACGATCCCCGCGCCGACGACTTGGCCGGCCAACGAGGTGCCGGCGGCTCGCGGGATCAGGCCGATCTTGTGCTCGGCGGCAAACAGGATCAACTGCCGCAGATCGGCTTCGGTTTTGGGAATCGCCACCGCCAACGGGGTTTCTTGATACAGCGACGCATCGGTCGAATAGACGGTGCGCGCGACCGTGTCGATACGCAACTCCCCTTCGAGCTGTGACTGCAATGCGACAAGCGACGACTGAAGACGATCTTGCATGGGTTCGATCTACTACTCTCGCAGGACCTCGCGCCCTGCCCAAATCACAGGTGGGAAATAAACTCGTGCCGGACAGCTTCGCCGATGCACACCGCCGCGAAGCACGCCATCACGAGTGGTCTTTTAAAGGTGGGAATTTCGCGCGGACGGCTCAAATGCTGGCCGCCACGCAGATTTCGGTTCGCCCGGTTGCCAGTTGGCGTGCGCGGATGTTGGTGTAGCCCCACGATCGAATCTGATCCAACCAGATCGGAATATCAATTGCCCGTTCATAGGAACTCAACTTCAGCGTTAACAGCATTCCGGTGATCGACGTATCGCGATGCTGGACAATGTTCTCGACCGTGGTCAGCGTCTTTTCAGGTTTCACGTTTGAATCGACCAACAACCATCGGGTTTTCGCATAATGGTGGCGTTTGATGTCGCCACCGCGTGCCCGGAAATGTCGGTAATTGCTGTGCTCCATGATCGATTCGTCCATCTCCGCAGGATCGATCCCGGTGACGTGCAGCCCCAGTTCCAGGAGCCGTTGCACCGAGCCGCCGGGAGCGCTGCCGATCTCGACCACTTGGTCCCCTTCATGCAACTGGAAACCGCTCCAGGCGATCGCTTCGGAGGTTTTATAGTAGGCCCGCGAGATGACCTCTCGGTCGCGATTCATCGGAAACGTTCCGCCGGGCCAACGATCGACCGCGCTGACAACTTCGTGCCAACCGACCCACCACTGATTGGATTCGACCATCACGACATCCAGCACGCGATCGCCGGGACGCGCGATCTGATTCGCCATCGGCGATGCGATCAAATCCTCTTCGTGCAGTTTCGCGGCCAAGAAATCGGCCACCGCTTCGGTCAGCGGTTCATTGCCGGGCATGAAGCCGCGTTCGCCAACGGGCAATCGATCGCGTCCCCAGAGATGTAACAGGTCGGGCTTGGGAAGATTGGCCTCCCGCAATAGCTCGCTCAACTGGCCAGCCAACCTATCGGATTCCTCACCGGCAACCTTACCGATCGACCACGAGGCGGTGCGGATGAAGATCCCCGAAGGGAGCGTCGCCTGGGCAGATTCGGCCTCGCCAGAATCGGCGGCGACGTTTTTAAGCGTTACGAATCCAGGGCGTGAAAAGGCGAGCCGCCACTTGCGATCGTCAAGTTCCGCCTTGAGCGCTGGTTCGGAACCTTGCTGGCAGCATAAAAAACAGAACGCATTGGGGGCGGGCGGCTGGTTGGTCATTCATTTTGCGCAACCCGAGGGGTGCGGAATTGGTCGGCGGGTACATCTTGGAAACTTACTAGCATACCACCGATTTGCGA from Rosistilla carotiformis includes the following:
- a CDS encoding sigma-54-dependent transcriptional regulator; the encoded protein is MSKKTQPSGLSILFADDETGLQELMRAELPRMGHTVTICPDGLTALAAVEKQAYDCLIVDLDMPGMNGIEVLQRTKELQPTCEAIVLTGKSTTESAIIAVKCGAFDYLTKPSRLADLATLLGRVAERRQISKQMSALQLRLRRAEGDPQLIGKHPSMQRVSQLIAKVAPTESTVLIRGETGCGKELVARAVHDQSRRANESFVAINCGALPENLIESELFGHCRGAFTGADAARTGLFQVADGGTIFLDEIGELPLAMQAKLLRVLESREIRRVGDSQVEKIDVRVVCATHRNLEEMVEKGEFREDLMFRINTFEIEVPALRERASDIPELAGHLLRRFNTENLTDAELFTPETMTALMAHVWPGNVRELANVIEHAVILCDSLPIRPEHLPRHFGDRQLRKELRSSSPMSLREMENVAIEQALVRHDGNKSAVAAELGISLKTLYNKLNTVAAEKQSA
- a CDS encoding transglutaminase-like domain-containing protein — protein: MTYPIHPRRQPQPRPTLGHDLRRSLGSTHAPLSRRSLLLVAAACCAPSAVGQETTATADDARLEFVAPEKQLWQVGVKVMTAGSLCEEIYATFPVPTEWPEQNVQVVDQSLSRYVDRWDTRDMLGGAKQVLVRMVNVPPNTASDALFTFEVTKSRIKNVGEINDLVIPQKVEREERVFLGSSPYIDPRHGKIRKIVNELPATDDQTPWQQVEQIYDWVRDHVEYREGEIKTAVEALDDGYGDCEELTSLFVAICRAKKIPARMVWIPGHCYPEFMLHDASGTPHWFPCQAAGTRQFGEMDEYKPILQKGDRFKVPEQKSVQRYVAEFCKVKARSKPDVTFVRELSDSE
- a CDS encoding zinc ribbon domain-containing protein, with product MSDAPHKISHSTVSTLHHIHKKLTELNSQIGRGPRQLQAGIKAIETLKASEQQAKDALQQAKIACDRKQLQLKEREQRVADLKAKLNTAASNREFQTFKEQIAADQQANGVLADEILEAMEKIDELGRELKLRTEDLNQREADHASLQSEVDARVSVATAERERVMEELAVAEEQLPDDAVEIYQRLIRSHGEDGLAHVEGQSCGNCGATFAPQVLNRLMLSHFICCPTCGAILYMTADSVSE
- a CDS encoding FAD-binding and (Fe-S)-binding domain-containing protein, producing the protein MQDRLQSSLVALQSQLEGELRIDTVARTVYSTDASLYQETPLAVAIPKTEADLRQLILFAAEHKIGLIPRAAGTSLAGQVVGAGIVVDISRHFTQILEIDREAGWARVQPGVIRNELNMALQPHGMLFGPETSTQNRAMLGGMFGNNSCGSNSIVYGSTRDHVLEVRGFLSDGSEATFTALSDEDFAAKCALENDSLESQIYRGIRDLLSQPEVREEIDREFPKPQIPRRNTGYAVDLLMDASPLAPADAPSEKPFDFCKLLAGSEGTLFFATEIKVRCLPLPPPASALLCPHFVSVDESLRATLLAVKHSIHACELVDHFVLSGAARNREQRANMSFVDGTPGAILAIEFRADTDQQAVAAAERLATEMKAAGLGYHFPVLTGDDTNKVWDLRKAGLGILSNVVGDAKPCAVIEDTAVAIEDLPEFIAEFNRRLKTKHGLECVHYAHAGSGEIHLRPIINLKTDAGNQQFRAVAQEIADLVKEYRGSLSGEHGDGRLRGEFLEQMIGAKNYQVIRQIKRLWDPENRFNPNKIVDTPPMNSSLRYKPGQATPEIPTVLDFSGTEGVLRAAELCNGSGDCRKTQLSGGTMCPSYMATRNEQDTTRARANMLRHVLTAADGDRFPFDSEEVRQVMDLCLSCKGCKRECPSNVDVAKLKAEFQQGYYDAHGVPRRAKLIANFARNSQMAAIAPWMFNFIVRNPVTSRIFKRFAGFAEKRSLPTMHRTTLRRWFAKHTPHAAAGKNGRVLLFCDEFTNYNDTPVGIAAVELLERLGYAVEIPEHRESGRAALSKGLLRQAREVAEENVRLLKDRVSADLPLVGVEPSALLSFRDEYPELVRGDLRDAAVKMSEHCLMIDEFLARQMDAGRIPSDAFTDTQRTIRLHGHCHQKALASLAPTVRMLQLPRNYTVRLIPSGCCGMAGSFGYEQEHYDLSMQIGELVLFPTVRKEPAENLIAAPGTSCRHQIADGTGRKAEHPVQILRDALRPV
- a CDS encoding SAM-dependent methyltransferase → MTNQPPAPNAFCFLCCQQGSEPALKAELDDRKWRLAFSRPGFVTLKNVAADSGEAESAQATLPSGIFIRTASWSIGKVAGEESDRLAGQLSELLREANLPKPDLLHLWGRDRLPVGERGFMPGNEPLTEAVADFLAAKLHEEDLIASPMANQIARPGDRVLDVVMVESNQWWVGWHEVVSAVDRWPGGTFPMNRDREVISRAYYKTSEAIAWSGFQLHEGDQVVEIGSAPGGSVQRLLELGLHVTGIDPAEMDESIMEHSNYRHFRARGGDIKRHHYAKTRWLLVDSNVKPEKTLTTVENIVQHRDTSITGMLLTLKLSSYERAIDIPIWLDQIRSWGYTNIRARQLATGRTEICVAASI